The following proteins are co-located in the Hydrogenophaga sp. RAC07 genome:
- a CDS encoding GFA family protein, with protein MHLEGSCHCGSVKFSVESTEPVPFMRCYCSVCRKTAGTGGYAINLGADHHTLKVTGKRHLRVYQAQIVEGGHVRQSSAQRHFCGKCGTALWLWDPTWPELVHPHAGAIDTPLPTPPANVHILLDSKAAWVAVEGHKGDPCFAGYPDFSLKEWHQRHP; from the coding sequence ATGCACCTGGAAGGTTCGTGCCATTGCGGCAGCGTCAAGTTCTCGGTGGAGTCCACCGAGCCAGTGCCGTTCATGCGCTGCTACTGCTCCGTCTGCCGAAAAACAGCGGGCACGGGTGGCTACGCCATCAACCTCGGCGCCGACCACCACACCCTGAAGGTCACCGGCAAACGCCACCTGCGCGTCTACCAGGCGCAGATCGTCGAGGGCGGGCATGTGCGGCAGAGCAGCGCACAACGTCATTTTTGCGGCAAATGCGGCACGGCACTCTGGCTGTGGGACCCCACCTGGCCCGAGCTGGTGCACCCCCACGCCGGAGCCATCGACACGCCCTTGCCCACGCCGCCAGCGAACGTGCACATCCTGCTGGACTCGAAGGCGGCCTGGGTGGCGGTGGAAGGCCACAAAGGCGACCCATGTTTCGCCGGCTACCCGGACTTCTCGCTCAAGGAGTGGCACCAGCGCCACCCGTGA
- a CDS encoding sulfate ABC transporter substrate-binding protein encodes MTTRRHLIRALAATALTAGAFSANAQPAPVTLLNVSYDPTRELYAEYNAAFIKHWKARTGQDVTIQQSHGGSGKQARSIIDGLGADVATLALAGDTDALHNNGGWIPKDWQKRLPLNSSPYTSTIVLVTRAGNPKNIKDWDDLIRPDVKVITPNPKTSGGARWNYLAAWEFAKRKYGSDDKAKEFVAKLYANVPVLDSGARGSSITFAQRAQGDVFISWENEAWLLDKEFGNKVDFVYPSLSILAEPAVTVVDKNADKKGTRAVAQAYLDYLYTDEAQDIIGKHFYRPTSTKAQAKYAKQLPRLNLFKIEDAFGGWEQAAKVHFADGGTFDQIYTRK; translated from the coding sequence ATGACCACCCGCCGCCACCTGATCCGGGCCCTTGCAGCCACCGCCCTCACCGCAGGCGCCTTTTCGGCCAACGCCCAACCTGCGCCGGTGACCCTGCTCAATGTGTCGTACGACCCGACCCGTGAGCTTTACGCGGAGTACAACGCCGCGTTCATCAAACATTGGAAGGCCAGGACCGGCCAGGACGTGACCATCCAGCAAAGCCATGGTGGCTCGGGCAAGCAGGCCCGCTCCATCATCGACGGCCTCGGCGCCGATGTGGCCACCCTGGCCCTGGCGGGCGACACCGACGCGCTGCACAACAACGGCGGCTGGATTCCGAAAGACTGGCAGAAACGCCTGCCACTCAACAGCTCGCCCTACACCTCCACCATCGTGCTCGTGACCCGCGCAGGCAACCCCAAGAACATCAAGGACTGGGACGACCTGATCCGCCCCGACGTGAAGGTCATCACCCCCAACCCCAAGACCTCGGGCGGCGCGCGTTGGAACTACCTGGCCGCGTGGGAATTCGCCAAGCGCAAGTACGGCAGCGATGACAAAGCCAAGGAATTCGTGGCCAAGCTCTACGCCAACGTGCCGGTGCTCGACTCGGGCGCGCGCGGCTCCTCCATCACCTTCGCACAGCGCGCCCAGGGCGACGTGTTCATCTCCTGGGAAAACGAGGCCTGGCTGCTGGACAAGGAATTCGGCAACAAGGTCGACTTCGTCTACCCCTCGCTGTCCATCCTGGCCGAACCCGCCGTGACCGTGGTCGACAAGAACGCGGACAAAAAGGGCACCCGCGCGGTGGCCCAGGCCTACCTGGACTACCTCTACACCGACGAGGCGCAAGACATCATCGGCAAACACTTCTACCGCCCCACCTCGACCAAGGCCCAGGCCAAGTACGCCAAGCAACTGCCCAGGCTCAACCTCTTCAAGATCGAAGACGCGTTCGGCGGTTGGGAGCAGGCGGCCAAGGTGCACTTCGCCGACGGCGGCACGTTTGACCAGATCTACACGAGGAAGTAA
- a CDS encoding DUF1330 domain-containing protein codes for MPKAYWISTYRSVSDPAALAAYAALAGPALQAAGARFLARGMPAHVYEAGVNQRAVLIEFDSVAQATAAHDSPAYQEALAALGQGAERDIRIIEALT; via the coding sequence ATGCCCAAGGCCTACTGGATCTCCACCTACCGCTCCGTCAGCGACCCCGCCGCACTTGCGGCCTATGCAGCCCTGGCCGGTCCGGCGCTGCAAGCCGCAGGTGCGCGTTTCCTCGCGCGCGGCATGCCCGCCCACGTGTACGAGGCTGGCGTCAACCAGCGCGCCGTCCTGATCGAGTTCGACAGCGTGGCACAGGCCACCGCGGCGCACGACAGCCCGGCCTACCAGGAAGCATTGGCAGCGCTCGGCCAAGGGGCAGAGCGGGACATCCGCATCATCGAAGCCCTGACATAA
- the cysT gene encoding sulfate ABC transporter permease subunit CysT, whose product MNNTLRVALASASPMAPLPRRATRRVLPGFNITLGFTVFYLSLIVLIPLSALIFKTFTLTWPQFWEAVTAPRVVASYRLTFGASFTAACVNAVFGLLVAWVLVRYSFPGKKIVDALVDLPFALPTAVAGISLTAILAGNGWIGQYTEPLGLQLAFNPNGVVIALIFIGLPFVVRTVQPVLEDTEKELEEAATCLGATRWQTFSRVIFPCIAPALLTGFAMAFARAVGEYGSVIFIAGNMPMISEITPLIIISKLEQYDYAGATAVATVMLVISFILLLLINGLQTWQRKRSGGVMA is encoded by the coding sequence ATGAACAACACCTTGCGCGTGGCCCTGGCCAGCGCCTCGCCCATGGCCCCCCTGCCTCGTCGTGCCACGCGCCGCGTGCTGCCGGGCTTCAACATCACACTGGGCTTCACGGTTTTTTACCTGAGCCTGATCGTGCTGATCCCGCTCTCGGCGCTGATCTTCAAGACCTTCACGCTGACCTGGCCGCAGTTCTGGGAAGCGGTCACCGCGCCGCGCGTGGTGGCCTCGTACCGGCTGACCTTCGGCGCCTCGTTCACAGCAGCCTGCGTCAACGCGGTGTTTGGTCTGCTGGTGGCCTGGGTGCTGGTGCGCTACAGCTTTCCCGGCAAGAAGATCGTCGACGCGCTGGTGGACCTGCCTTTCGCGCTGCCCACCGCCGTGGCCGGCATTTCGCTCACCGCCATCCTGGCCGGCAATGGCTGGATCGGCCAGTACACCGAGCCGCTGGGCCTGCAGCTCGCGTTCAACCCCAACGGCGTGGTGATCGCGCTCATCTTCATCGGCCTGCCGTTCGTGGTGCGCACGGTGCAGCCGGTGCTCGAAGACACCGAGAAAGAACTGGAAGAAGCCGCCACCTGCCTGGGCGCCACACGGTGGCAGACCTTCAGCCGGGTGATCTTTCCCTGCATCGCCCCAGCCCTGCTCACCGGCTTTGCCATGGCGTTTGCGCGGGCGGTGGGTGAATACGGCTCGGTGATTTTCATCGCCGGCAACATGCCCATGATTTCCGAGATCACACCCCTCATCATCATCAGCAAACTCGAGCAGTACGACTACGCCGGCGCCACCGCCGTGGCCACGGTGATGCTCGTCATTTCATTCATCCTGTTGCTGCTCATCAACGGTCTGCAAACCTGGCAACGCAAACGTTCCGGTGGGGTGATGGCATGA